A genomic window from Parasteatoda tepidariorum isolate YZ-2023 chromosome 10, CAS_Ptep_4.0, whole genome shotgun sequence includes:
- the LOC107437055 gene encoding zinc finger protein 271, with translation MHSRVHTGEKPFSCSICNKSFSRNTHLTTHKLVHTGEKPYSCSICNKTFSQNCHLNAHMRFHTGEKPYSCDLCNRSFLRRSSLIRHNRVHTVEKPFSCSICNKTFSHHSDLIRHSRVHTGEKLFSCSLCNRTFYYHSDLIRHSRVHTGEKPFSCSICNKTYSHHGDLIKHSRSHTGEKPYSCSICNKTFSHRYDLIKHSYVHTGKKLFSCSICNKTFSHKHSLTRHSHTHTVEKSNS, from the coding sequence ATGCACAgccgtgttcatactggtgagaaacctttttcttgtagtatatgtaataagagtttttcacgtAATACTCATCTGACTACGCACAAgcttgttcatactggtgagaaaccttattcttgtagtatatgtaataagactTTTTCTCAGAATTGCCACCTTAATGCACACATGCGCTTTCATACTGgggagaaaccttattcttgtgaCTTATGTAATAGGAGTTTTTTACGTCGTTCTAGTCTGATTCGGCACAACCGTGTTCATACTGTTGAAAAGCctttttcttgtagtatatgtaataagactTTTTCACATCATAGTGATCTGATTAGGCACAgccgtgttcatactggtgagaaacttTTTTCTTGCAGTTTATGTAATAGGACTTTTTATTATCATAGTGATCTGATTAGGCACAGCCGTGTTCATACTGGGGAGAAACctttttcttgtagtatatgtaataagactTATTCACATCATGGTGATCTGATTAAGCACAGTCGCtctcatactggtgagaaaccttattcttgtagtatatgtaataaaactttttcacatCGTTATGATCTAATTAAGCACAGCTATGTTCATACTgggaagaaacttttttcttgtagtatatgtaataagactTTTTCACACAAACACTCTCTGACTAGGCATAGCCATACTCATACTGTAGAGAAATCTAATTCTTAA